The Methylomarinum sp. Ch1-1 genome contains the following window.
TGGTTCTTGTTAGAACTATAAAAATTCTAATAAGAACTAAAATATTCGGATGGGAGTTCTAGACGTTTACTGTCTTTTTTGAGAAGAAATGACTGCCGGTCGGGACGGGGGTAGACGAGTCGTGGTTTAACCAGAGGAGTGTCGGCGGAATCCGAACGGATCCCGCCATGGCCATGTATATAATAAATTAGAGTTTGCTTAACGCCTGATTGGCCATTTGCTTCCAGAGCTTGGATTATTGAGTTCTGGAGATTCAATCGCCTTCTCTCCGGCTGCCGCTGTTCCTCCTTTACTGACCGCCTCTGTACCTTCTGATTGCACTGATTGCTTGATCATTTTTGAGGCTTCCTCAGATTCAATCGACATTTCTCCGGCATCCGCTTTTTTGGCTTTGGTTGCCATATTCATGTGTTCAATCGATTCTTCAGTCGGCGGAGTCGCCATCTCCGCATGGTCCATTTTGCCGTGTTTAATGGCGTATTCCAAAACCTTAACGGCGGCTTCCAGATGTTTTTTTTCTTCGCCGGTAGCGGTTTGGAGCGCCTTATTAGCATGTTCAAGCGAGGCTTCGGCGTGCTCGACCAACATCGAGGCATGGCCTAATTTTCCGTGTTTGACCGCGGCATGGGCATGTTCTAAGGCGACTGATGTATGGTCTCTTGCCGCTCCTTTGGATTGAACCGCCTTCTTCATGTGTTCAATCGATTCTTCAGCCGGCGGAGTCGCCATCTCCGCATGGTCCATTTTGCCGTGTTTAATGGCGTATTCCAAAACCTTAACGGCGGCTTCCAGATGTTTTTTTTCTTCGCCGGTAGCGGTTTGGAGCGCCTTATTAGCATGTTCAAGCGCGGCTTCGGCGTGCTCGACCAACATCGAGGCATGGCCTAATTTTCCGTGTTTGACTGCGGCATGGGCATGTTCTAAGGCGACTGATGTGTGATCTTCCGCGAGAGCTAAGCGGCTAATGCTCAGCAACAGGCTTAATGTAATGATAGTGAGTAGTTTCATAAATCTATCCTCGTAAGACAGTGAAAAGAAATGCTAGGTTAAAAATCCATTTCGTTTACTCTGTCATTGCCCGGTTTTAGAGAGGAACAATAACGTCGGTATCTCTTTCAGAGACAACCTTTCAAAGCGGAACAAAAATATCACTATAGGCTTAGCTAATAGCCCGCCTATCTGTATTCTTAGGTGAATTGTCAGTATAGAGCCAGCTCATAGAGTCTCAATAGTAGAGAAAGCGTTGAGCCGACAGTGTCAATTAATAACGCTTTAAGTTTGTCTATGCAAGTTCTATCTGCAATAAATTGAACTTCATTGCCGCAAAGCTTCAGTTAATCAACTGATCTGCGCGTCATGCGACTATTGTTTGCTGCGACAAACGGTTTGCAATTGCCAAGAAACTAGCGTTACTATCATCAACAAATGGTGTTAGATAAAGTCGTTGTCAACACCGTTAAGATATCACGCAGATTGATTGCGCTTACCAGAATCTTCCCTGTTCAGACTATGCTTGCGGGAGTCATAACATGCCATCAGTGAAAACCGACGATGCCTTGACCTTTAGGCATCCCTCCATCGCCGACGGCGCGGCCATTTGGCAGTTAGTCATTAACGCCGGCACACTCGATCAAAACTCCAGTTACCTTTATTTATTGTTGTGTCGCGATTTTGCCGATTGTTGCGCGGTGGCCGAGCGTGATGGTCAGTTGCAAGGTTTTGTCACCGGTTTCCGTAGCTTTAAACGTCCCGATGTTTGGTTCGTGTGGCAGGTCGGCGTCGCCCCTTCCGCGCGTGGACAAGGCCTGGCTAAACGTCTGACTCATTTCGTGTTGAGAGCGCAGGCTAGCCAGGGCGTGTGCTATCTGGAAACGACGGTGACGGCCTCGAACAGTGCGTCACGCGCATTGTTTTCAGGAATCGCCAAGCGTTTGGGGGCAGAACTGCTAGAAAGCGAGCTGTTTAACGCCGAACTGTTCCCCGAAAGTGGACACGAATCAGAACCGCTGCTACGTATCGGCCCATTTGAGGCCGAGACAGTCAAGCAATCTTTATTAATCGAGTGAAGAAAAGGCTAACATTATGAGAATTTTTGAAGAAATGGAATCCGAAGTCCGCGGTTATGTGCGCTCATTTCCGGCGATTTTTCATGTCGCTCGCGGTTCCGAAATGTTTGACGAACACGGCAAACGCTATATCGACTTCTTCGCCGGCGCCGGCACATTGAACTATGGTCATAATAACCCGCTGTTGACCGACGCGATGATCCAATATCTACAGGAAGGCGGCATTGTCCACGGACTGGATAAGGCGACCGTCGCCAAACGCGCTTTTTTGACTAAATTACGCGATACCATCCTCGCTCCGCGCAATCTGCAATATAAGGTGCAATTCACCGGGCCTACCGGCACCAATGCCGTCGAAACTGCGCTGAAACTGGCGCGCATGATCAAACGACGCTCCAATATTATTTCCTTTACCAACGGATATCACGGTCTGACCCTGGGCGCATTAGCGGTGACCGGTAACTATGATTACAAGGACGAGTCCTACGGTT
Protein-coding sequences here:
- the smbP gene encoding small metal-binding protein SmbP — encoded protein: MKLLTIITLSLLLSISRLALAEDHTSVALEHAHAAVKHGKLGHASMLVEHAEAALEHANKALQTATGEEKKHLEAAVKVLEYAIKHGKMDHAEMATPPAEESIEHMKKAVQSKGAARDHTSVALEHAHAAVKHGKLGHASMLVEHAEASLEHANKALQTATGEEKKHLEAAVKVLEYAIKHGKMDHAEMATPPTEESIEHMNMATKAKKADAGEMSIESEEASKMIKQSVQSEGTEAVSKGGTAAAGEKAIESPELNNPSSGSKWPIRR
- the ectA gene encoding diaminobutyrate acetyltransferase; the encoded protein is MPSVKTDDALTFRHPSIADGAAIWQLVINAGTLDQNSSYLYLLLCRDFADCCAVAERDGQLQGFVTGFRSFKRPDVWFVWQVGVAPSARGQGLAKRLTHFVLRAQASQGVCYLETTVTASNSASRALFSGIAKRLGAELLESELFNAELFPESGHESEPLLRIGPFEAETVKQSLLIE